GACTCCCTTGCCGAGCGCGTGCATCGATTGCACGGCCAGACCGTCGCTGGTCTGAGAGAGAACTTTCGCGGACTTCGCGATCGCAGGCTCTCCCCCAAACGCGATCCTTCGGCTTGAGTCTTGCGACTCGAATTCGAACCGGGGCCGGCGAAGACACTCCCCCAAGCCCAGCGACTCCGCCACGCCCCAAGACGAGCCCGAAACGAGTAGAAGCCCGCCCTCCTTGAGCCAACTTTCCAGAGCTTGGCGATCGGGGTCGCTCAACGAACCCCGCCCACAGAGCAAGAGCACGTCGTGGGGCTTGAGCGCTCCCGCAGCGAACGTATCGAGGCTCGTCCAGGGGATGCCCGCATGGTCGAGCACCTCGGCGTACGCAGCCGCATACGGATCGGACTTTGCGATCCGCGCGCCGATGGAGCACCAAGCCCCACCCCCAGCCATTACCCCCGTTGCCACCAGTAACCATTGTCGGACTGCGGGCAGGCAACCCTTAGAGCGTCCGGTTTGGTAGAGTTGCCGCATGGCCGAACTTCACCATCCGGACCTCAGGTCTTATCTCGATTCGCTCGTCCCCAAGCGGCCGCGCGAGCTGCAGATCATGGAGGAGTACGCGCGCGAGCATGGGTTTCCGATCGTGGGCCCGGCTTCGGGGCAATTCTGCTACCTTCAAGCGCGGCTGATCGGAGCCAAGCGCGTGTTCGAACTCGGGTCCGGCTACGGTTATTCGACGGCTTGGTTCTGCAGGGCCGTTCGAGAAAACGGCGGCGGCGAAGTGCATCATGTCGTTTGGGACAAGGACCTCTCGAATCGGGCTCGCCGACACCTTGACTCCCTCGGATATGGTGACATCGTCCGGTTCACGGTGGGCGAGGCCGTGAACGCGCTGATTCACGCCGAAGGGCCCTTCGATCTCATCTTCAACGACATCGAAAAGGAGGCCTATCCGGCCTCGCTTCCGGTTATCTCCGAGAAGTTGCGCTCGGGAGGGTTGCTGATCGTCGACAACTTGCTTTGGAGCGGGCGCGTATTCGACCCCAGTGACACTGAAGCCTCGACTCAAGCCATTCGAGAGTTCACAAGACTCGTCGTAAACGATCCCGGGTGGGTGGCTTCGCTCGTACCGATTCGGGACGGCCTCCTCGTAGCTCAAAAGGCGTAGTCCCGCCGCCCCGCCCTGCGATTGGTACACTCTGGGAAGCATGTTGGACAAGCTCGCCGCCATCGAAGAGCGGTACGACCAGATCGAAGCGCAGTTGCAGGACCTCGACGTCGTTCAGGATCCGAGCGCGCTGCAGCGCCTGGGCAAGGAGCGAGCCTCGCTCGAAGAGATCGTCGGCGTGATCAAAGAATATCGGAAATGTCTTGAGGACCTAGCCGATGCCGAGTCCCTCTTGAGCGACGAGGAAATGCGCGACCTGGCCCAAGCTGAGATTCAGCACTTGAAAGTTAGGTCCGAAGAACTCGAACACAACCTCAAGCTCAAACTTCTGGCGACCGACCCCAACGACGACAAGTCCGTCATCATCGAAATCCGCCAAGCCGCAGGGGGCCAAGAGGCTGCGCTCTTTGCAGGCGAGTTGTTCAGGATGTACACGCGCTATGCTGAGCGTCGAAAGTGGAAGTACGACCTGGTCGAGATGGAAGAATCCGACCTTGGGGGGGTCAGCCGCGTCGTGTTCTCCATCGACGCGGTAGGCGCCTACAGCCAGCTCAAGCACGAGAGCGGCGTTCATCGAGTCCAGAGGGTGCCCGCCACAGAGAGCGGTGGCCGGATTCACACCTCGACGATCACCGTGGCGGTCTTGCCGGCTGTGGAGGACGTCGAGGTGGAAATCCGCTCGGACGACCTTGAGGTCTCGACGTTCCGATCCAGTTCGGCGGGCGGACAGCATATGCAGAAGAACGAGACCGCCATCCGCATCGTCCACAAGCCGACCGGGATCGCCGTTACGTGTCAAGACGAGCGCAGCCAACAGCAAAACCGCCTCAAGGCGATGGAGGTACTGAGAGCCAAGCTGTACCAACTCGAACAGGAGCGGCTCGACCGCGAGCGTGGCGCGCTCCGCAAGGGGCAGATCGGAAGCGGCGACAGGTCGGAGAAAATTCGCACCTATAACTTCCCGCAGCAGCGAATCACCGACCACCGAATCGGCCTGAGCGTACACAACACCACCGAGTTCATGGACGGCGCGATCCAAGAGATGATCGACGCTCTCAATCAGGCCGAGCAAGCGGCGAAGCTCGCGGCGCTCGACGATTCCGCGGTGGGGGCAGGACGAGCTTAGGGATGACGGAAACCGAGTTCTTTGAGGCCATTCAAGGCGGCGAAGAGAGGTCCGTCGAAGAGGCCCTCTCGCTTCACCCCGATTGGGCCGCAAGGCCAAACCCCTCGGGCTTGACGCCTCTGCTCGTCGCGCTCTACTTCCGTCAGACCTCGATCGCCGAACTCATCCGCTCGAAGCTGACGGGCCTTTCGATTTTCGAGGCGGCGGCCTGGGGCGACGAGCCCGCGTGCGTGAATCTCCTCATCGACCGCCCCGAACTCGCAGACGAGGTCTCGCCCGATGGATTCACCCCTCTGGGGCTTGCCGCTTACTTCGGGCATGCCGATGTCGTGAAGGTCTTGCTCGACGCCGGAGCTGACATCGATGCGAAGTCGAGAAACAACCTCGGCGTCGCCGCGCTGCACTCAGCGCTTGCGGGAGGGTTCATGGACGTGGCCGCCCTGCTGGTCGAGCGCGGAGCCGAAGTGAGTTCCCAAACCGCCGAAGGCTGGACGCCTCTCCACTACTGCGCCGACATCGGGGACCAGGAGTTCGCCGCGCTGCTGATCGCGCGGGGCGCCGACCCAGGAATCGCGGCCCGCGATGGCCGCACTCCGGCAGACCTCGCCTTCGACGTCGGACACGAACACGTCGCCTTGGCTTGGAATGGAAGGCGGCGCTGAGACTCCCTCTGCCCTAGGCCGCGAACTTATAGCCCACGCCCCTCACCGTCAGGAGCAACTTCGGCCGATCTGGGTCCACTTCGATGTGCTTGCGAAGCCAACGGATGTGGACGTCGATCGTTCGAGCGGTAACGTAGGCGTCCCGACCCCAAACCCTGTCGAGCAGCGTGTCGCGATCGAAGACCTGGCCTGGGTTCCGGGCAAGAAAGTAAAGGAGCGCGAACTCCTTGGGCGCGAGGTCGAGGAGCTTTCCGTGTAGCGTCGCCGTGTGGGTCTTGGGGTCGATGTAAAGCCCGCCGTAGTCGACCGGGTCGATGGCGGGCTCGCCGACCGACCGCCGTAGCACCGCCCGAACCCGCGCAGCCAGTTCGCCCAAATGGAAAGGCTTGACGAGATAGTCGTCGGCGCCCATTTCGAGGCCCTTGATTCGATCTTCGTCTTCGGAGCGGGCCGTAATGAAGATGATCGGGGTTTGGCTCTCCTTCCGGATCGCCCGGCACAGATCGAGCCCCGAACGCCCTGGGAGCATGATGTCGAGCACGAGGAGGTCCGGGCGAACCCTACGGTAGAGCCGCATCGCGTCCTCGGCGTTGTCTGTGGCGAAGGTCGTATACCCCTCGCGCTTGAGCTTCATCTCGACCGTTTCGAGAAGCGTAGGCTCGTCGTCGACAACCAGTACCTTCATCGCGCACTCATCCGAAGTCGGGTCGTTGCCAACGAGAACCGCGCTGCCTCAAAGGGTCAGGTGGCGATGATCTCGACGTTGGCCCTTGGGACCAGAACCTCGTCTCCTCCTTCGAGCTTAGCCTTGAGCACCCTCACCCTCGCCCCCGAATCGACCTCCAAGAGTTGGGGGGGTAGGTCCACAACCGTTCCGAGCTGCCCGAAATACGGCTCCCGAATGACCCGGATGGGAGTGCCTTTCTTGAGCTCGCCGGACTGCTCGGCGCCCGCCCCCGAACTTGCCTGCACCTCCAAGGGGCTGATCAATTCGGGCCGAATGACCCCCGCTCGGATTTGGGTAGCGCCGTTGACGCTCGCCGTGCGCCCCTCGAGGCTCCGGAGCAAATCGAACGTCCGCTGTGCCATGTTGAGAAACCCAAATCCCTCCGTAACGATCAACGTGAGGTTGATGTCCTCCTGGCCCGTAATGGCGACCCCGATGTCGTACCCCAAGAACCTCACCAGGTCGCTGTCTTTGATCCCTCCGCATACAATGGCGGTCGCTCCCACCTCAGAGGCTTTGGCGATCGCGTCGTACGTACACCCCGCGCCCCCGACTAGGATGCGGTCCTTGTCGGTGCCTTGCACGTTGTCGGCGTGGAGAATCTGGTCGTGGCCTGTGACCGCGATGCGCACGACCCCGGTTCGCTCGCCGCCTACGCCAAAAATGCCCTGGACCATCGCGCCCCGAGTTTCGATCGCGGCTCCTTCCTCAGGGAACACCTCGACGACCTTCCCTTGCATGTAGGCGTTCACGTCCACCGGGATGGGCGCTTCGCGAACCAGCACGCTCCCGGTAATGGTCGAGACCGACTCCACGGTGCCGGTTTGGTCGGATACGACCTGTGCCTTCCCCAGTCCAAGAAACCCCTTCGTCTCGGCGATCAAGTCCCCCTTGCTGATCGAATCCCCTTCCTTCAGCTTGAAGAAGTTGGGAATTTCTTGGGGTTCGACTCCCAGCTTCTCCGCAAGCTTGATCGTTTGAAGCGCGCCGGGCAAGAGGGCACGCGCGATAATCGTGTTCGGCTCCACGGACTCCCCGGCTTGCACCAAGACCTCGCCCTTGATCGGCAGCCGACGGATGCGGCGAACTACGATGTCGTTGCTTACGGTTAGACCGGGGGTGTATGCGCTTCCCAATGCGATTGCTCCTTCGACGGCCTGCGGTGGGGCCGATCGAGCTTCGATTGTACTCGCCTTAGCCTCAAGTCAGTAAGCCTTCCCATCGTCTCGATTGTGCCGCGCGCGCTTTAACCGAGCGTTAAGGAACCTGCCCTCAAACTCAATGCGGCCTGCGGCACTTTTTGCTTCCGGCTCGTCCTATCGGGTGGCGATCACAGGAAGTGGTCTATGGCAGAACTTTCGGGCAAACTTTGGGAATGGAATCTCGCCCGCGTAGTCGTGGTCGACGTGACCGACGACTACCGATTGATGCTGGGGCCCATGCCTTCCGAGTTCTATCCGGTCCTCCGGGAAGTCTGGTTGCCAAGGTATCGCCTGCAAGAGGTCCTGCAATCCGATGACCTCGTCACGGGCTACCTCTACGACTGGCACGAAGGCCCGGCGCAAGGCAGCGGAAGCTGGTACGTCGGGGTTGTCAGCGAGATTCTTGCGCGCGATGCGAGATGGTACTGGGCCGCCGGAACCGAAATCGCATAGGCTGCGCGCGTCCTTGTGTTAGAATCCGCCGTGCCTCAAGCGCATGAACCCGCAGGGCCCGAAGGCCGGTTGCTCCAGAAGGTAGCCCGCGCCCTCCAACTCGACGGCCACGACCTCCGCTCACTCGCCGCCGCAGACCTGTCCGGATGCGATCAACTCCACGTAGGCGGGCGACGAGCGACCCTCGACCTCCTGCGACGCGCGCCGCTCTCGGCAGGGAGCTTGATCCTCGATGTGGGATGTGGCCTGGGCGGGCCCTCACGCTCGCTTGCCGAGGCCGGCCACCGGGTCCTGGGAGTCGATGTCTCACCCGAATTCTGCGCGGCGGCCCGGGTTCTTACGGGATGGGTCGGCCTGAGCCCAAGGGCGACCTTTGTCGTGGGCCGCGCCGAAAGGCTTCCGGTGAGGTCGAATGTGTTCGATGGCGTGTGGCTGCAACACGTCAACATGAAGGTTCAAGACACCCTCGGGCTGCTTGGCGAAGCGGCGCGGGTGATGAAGCCCGGAGGACGCCTGGTGATCCATGAGGTCTTTGCAGGAGAAGCTCCCGCGCGGTATCCGACGCCTTGGGCCTTGGAAGCGAGCAGTAGCCACTTGGCGCCCGCAGGCCGATTCGTCGAGCTCCTCGCTGCCGCGGGCTTCGATCTCAAGCAATGGCAGGATCTCCAAGCGGAGTCTGAGGGGTGGGCACGCAAGGTGGAGGAAACGCTCGCAGCGGGAGTCCGGCCCCATCTCGGCCCAAGCGTCGTTTTCGGCGAGCGCACGGAAGAGATGCTGAGTAACCTCGTGAAGAACGTGCGGGAGAGGCGGGTTCAGGTTTTTGCCGGATGTGCCCTGAAGCCCGCCTAATAAAGGCAGAGCGCCGGCCTCAGGGGAGGAGGCACGGCGCCCGTTACCAGGTTCGAGTGTGGATTACGCTCCGTCACCGGGAGGGATCGGAGGAGGGCCGCCAGGACCGCCTGGGCCACCCCGTCCTCCGGGACCGCCCGGTCCCATGCGCTGGAACTCGAACTTCTTGCCCAGCAACTGCTGCCACCGGGTTCGCTGCTCGGGAGTGAGGATCTCCATGACCCGCTTCTCCTGCTCTTCGTGCATCTTGTTCATGTCCGGGGGACCGCCTGGAGGACCTCCGGTGGGAGGACCTTGCCGCGGAGGGCCGCCCTGGAATCCCTGTCGGCCGGGCCGAAGCGCTTCATGCACCTTCTGGAGCTGCTCGTCGCTCAATCCGAGTTTGTCGGCGACGGGCTTGCGTCCGATCGCCATGACTCCCTCGAGTTGGAGCCGGAGTTCCAGATACCGCTTGTACTGGCCCTCGTTGAGGATCGCCTTGATCTTGGCGTCCATCTCGGCTTCCCGCTTCTCCATCTGCTCCGGGTTCATGGGACCGCCTTGACCCGGGCCGAAGCCGCCTTGTCCTGGAGGAGGACCTTGCTGTCCGCCCTGACCCGGGCCGAAGCCACCGCGCCCCGGAGGAGGACCTTGCTGTCCGCCCTGACCCGGGCCGAAGCCACCGCGCCCCGAAGGAGGACCTTGCTGTCCGCCCTGACCCGGGCCGAAGCCGCCAGGACCACCAGGGCCACCAGGACCGCCCGGACCCATCGGCATGCGGAGCGCCTCAGCGAGCTTGGCGCGCTGCTCCTCGGTCAGTTTCAGTTCCTTAGCCACGTCGTCGCGCAAAAGGATCGCAGGTCCACCCATGGGCATCATGGGACCGCCGCGCATCGGGCCGGGGCCGAATCCTCCCTGAGGAGGTCCTTGCCGATTCCCGAATCCCGGTCCCTGTCCCGGAGGGGGGCCTTGACCTGGGCCCGCGCCTTGAGCGGCGGCAAAGCCCATCAGCATCGCGCTTGCAGCGACGATCAGTGTTCGATAGGCGATTGTTTTCATCGTCTTCACCATCCTTTCCGCTAAGATACGACCTTGTCCTGAGAAAATCCTGAGCGGCCTTCATCCCCGCCGAAAGTCCCACATCGAGGTACGGCAATCGCTGCTAGCCCCGGGTGCCCGGGACAGGCGGCTGACCGTGCCGTTTGTCCGGGAGGATTGGAAACCACTTGCACCGGAGTACGGTAAAGGACGTCCCGGCAAGAAGAAGCCTGAGTGCCATCAACCGGGCCGCTTGGTCGACCCAGTAGCATTCTCGCCGTCAGACCCTTCCCTGACAAACGGCACAATCCCTCCCCGCCTGTCAGGGCCACCCGCCGAATTGCGCCGAAGTCAGGGTGAGGAGCGCGATAGTGAGTGAGGTCATCGGTTTATGATCCCGGTGGGCTTACGCCGCCGCAAGGGGCGGCAGACCGAGCCGCTCCTTCCAGAAGTCGATGAGTTGCTGCCGGTTGACCCATTGCCACTTGCCGTCGACCCGCTCCCGGCGGGGTTCCAGTTCAGGGTCGTTCGCGCTACGCCGAAGGAAGCCGAAGAGGCGGATCGCGAAGAACTCGTCCGTTTGAACCAATGCAAGTTGCAGGACTCGCTTTTGTAGTTCGAGGTCCAGAGTCCCGCTCACGTTGTTGAGGATCAGCTCAAGGACGGACCGGCTCTTGCCGTCAAGCGCCATCCTGAGGAGCGCGTCCCACTTTTCTGCGCGTTCAAGGGGTGTCTCCTTCAACGTAACGACGGCAAGCGGATCGAATACGAACCCTCGGTGAAAACAGTCGGCCTCGTTTGCGCCCAGCGTTGGGTCTTGAGAAGCGGCGGGCAAGACACTCAGCAGCTTCTCAGTCGATCCGGGCACGCCCCACTTTCCGAGGAGACTGTAGATCCTCGCTGCGTCGGATGGGTTCGCCTTGGCTCCTCCATCAAACAGGATCGGAATCACCGGCGCGTCGTCCCGGATCTCGGCAGTGCGCTTCTCATTCGTACCTTGAATGGGATACTGGAAACTGCCGTAGCGTGCGTTGGAAAGAAAGCTCAACAGCCGCCAAAGCTCAGGTCCAGTGGCGCCATGCCCTCCTAGAGCCACGTTGACCATGAGCCGGTCGATGGCGGATTCTCCACTGAGGTCCAACTTGGACTGCTTGGTCGCGAACGCCGCAAGACCCATTACCTCATTGGAATGCTTGCGCTCTAAGACGTTGAAGTAGCGCAGATACGGCTTTCCATCCGCGTTCTTGGTAGCGATTCCGGGCAGTACGAGCTTGCCTCCAGCTTCGAGGTAGAGCCACAACAAGTACTTCTTGCCGGGCTGGAATCTATACATAGCCTTTTCGGCCCCCGGCATCGTATGGTCGATGCTACCGAACGGATGGACGATTCGTATCACCTCGTCAAGTTTGCGATTCGAGTCGAGAACACGGACCTCCTCGACAACGACAGGCGCAGTCCACTCGTTGCCGGCAAGATCAGTAGCGGTCCGTAGCTCCCTTTCGTGATAACGGATGGGTGATACGATGGCCAGCGTGTTGAGCAACTCAACGTCGGCAGGTCGATAGTCCTCTTGCTGCCAAGGATAATCTGCCATCAGGCTGATTTGGCTCGCTAAGAGGAGGGTTAGCGTGAGCGCGGTCATTCCTTCAAGAACCTTGCTGGGCGTGCGCCGTTCGGGGCGGCAGGCCGAGCCGCTCCTGGCGGTCCCTGATAGGTTCAACGAATCAGAGCCCTCTTCCGTATCGGTTCTCGATCACTGACGCATAGATTCGCTTAGCCGCGATGCCGCATTGGGCTCCTTCCCGCCGCGCGGGCTACAGGCTCCCCCTCAGTTCCCACCCCACCCCGAGGTACCCTTTGCGTTGCCCGACATGACCGCCCGCGAGCTGCGCCAGAAATACCTCGAGTTCTTCCAATCCAAGGGCCACCTGCTGCACCCTTCGGGCTCGCTCGTGCCTTACGACGTCACGGGACGACTCGACGAATCGCTCCTGTTCAACGGCGCGGGGATGGTGCAGTTCAAGCCGTACTTCCGAGGGATCGCAGAACCGCCCAGCAAGCGCCTCACCAATTGCCAGAAGTGCGTGCGAACCGGCGACATCGAGGAGATCGGCGACCTCACCCACCTCAGCTTCTTCGAGATGCTGGGGAACTTCAGCTTCGGCGACTACTTCAAGAAAGAGGCGATCGCGTTCTCTTGGGAGTTCCTGACCTCGAGCGAATGGCTCGGACTCGACCCGAAGCGCCTATCGTTCACCGTTTTCGAGGAAGACGACGAGTCGCTCGACCACTGGGCGTCCCACCTTCAGGCCGCAGGGATCGACCCTTCGACGCGGGTGTACAGGCTCGGCGAGGACACCAACTACTGGCCCGCGGGAGCGTTCTCCAGCGGTCCGCCGGGACCTTGCGGGCCTAATACGGAGATGTTCTATTGGGTGCTGGATTCCGAACCACCCCCTTCGGGACCCTACTTGCGGGAAGACTGGAGTCGCGACGAAGCCGCTGGGAAGTGGCTCGAGGTCTGGAACGACGTGTTCATCCAGTACGAATGGAAGGGCGGGCTCCGCGATCCTTCCCGCCCGGACAAGGGCTATGAGAAGCAGGGCATGGACGACCTGCCGTTCCAGTCCGTCGACACTGGAATGGGACTCGAACGCACGATTACAGTGCTGAACGGCAAGCGGTCGGTGTACGACAACGACCTGTTCGAGCCGCTGTTTCGCGCCCTGAGCGAGGTCGTTTCGCCGGACGTTAGGGAGAGGGCGGGGGACTGGGCGACGGGTCATTCCGAAAAGGCGAAGGCCGGTAGGGTGATCGCCGACCACATCCGTTCGGCGTGCCTTTGCATAGGGGACGGGATCCTGCCCTCGAACACAGGGCGGGGCTATGTGTTGCGGCGTTTGATTCGGCGGGCGGTGCTGAAGGGCGACCGGGCGCTGGGAATCGGCGAGGTGTTCCTCTGGAAGCTGTATGAGGGAGTGGCTGAGGCGCTGGGAGGGGTGTACGACGAGCTTGTATCCCGGCGCGAGGTGATCGTCGAGACGCTGAAGAACGAGGAGGAGTTGTTTAGGGGGACTCTCGCCAAAGGCATCGGCGAACTTTCCCACTACTTGAAGCTCGCCCGGCGAACACCACAAGCCGGTACGATGCCGGGACCCTTGGCCTTCCAACTCTACGACACCTACGGCTTCCCCCTCGAAGTCACCCAGGAACTCTGCGCAGAGGCCGGAATCGAGGTCGAGGTCGATGGATTCTATGAGGCGCTCAAGGAGGCCCAGGAGCGCTCCCGCGCGGCGAGGGGAAACGCCACCGTCTATGGCGGCGTGGTCCTCCGGTTCGATCTATCCGTGCTTTCCGGACAACAAGACGACGCCAAACCCACCCCGACCCGCTTCGTCGGGTACGACGCAACCGAGACCCAGGCCACGATCGTGGGAGCGTGCCAGGTCGAGGGCGGCCAGCTCGCCGTCGCGCTCGATCAGACCCCGTTCTATGCCGAATCCGGCGGCGAGGTCTCCGACACCGGCGTGATCGAAGGCGAGGGGTTCCGACTCGAAGTGCTCGATCTGATCAAGCAGGACGGGGTTTACGTGCATCTGGCCGAGCCGGACTTCGACGCTACGGGCCTGACGCAAGAAGCGCTCATCCAAAAGCTCTTTCGGCAGGCCGTCACCGCCCGAGTCGATGCGCCACGCAGGCGGAAGATCACCCGCAACCACACCGCGACCCACCTGCTGCACGCCGCACTTCGGCAGGTTCTGGGCAAACACGTCACGCAAGCGGGCTCGCTCGTCGCGCCCGACCACCTCCGGTTTGACTTCACGCACAGCAAGGGAATGACGCCGGTCGAACTCGCCGAAGTCGAGCGGCTGGTCAATGAGCGGGTCCTCGAAGCCCGTCCCGTTCAGGTCCACAGCGACGTTCCGATCGCCGAAGCCAAGAAGCGCGGAGCGATGGCGCTGTTCGGCGAGAAGTATGGCGACACGGTGCGGATGATCGAGGTTCCGGGTTTCAGCCTCGAACTTTGCGGCGGGTGCCACGTTCGCAACACGGCGGAGATCGGGCTGTTCAAGGTCCTTCACGAATCCAGCGCCGCGAGCGGGGTCAGGCGAATCGAAGCGGTCACCGGCGAGGGCGCGTACGAGTGGGTCAGGCAGATGGAATCGACTCTGCGCGAGGCGTCGTCCAAGCTCAAAGCCCAGGCGGCGGAGCTTCCCGGCGCAATCGAGCGCTTGCAAGAGCAGCTTAGGGACGAGCGGAAGCGGCTGGAGAGGCTCCGCTCCCAGGCTTCCTCCGCATCGCCAGAGAACGTAGTCGGTGTCGAAGGGATCGAGCTCGCCGTCGAGTCGCTTACGGACGCCGATATGCAGGAGACCACGCTCGCCGCGGACCGGCTGGTCGAGGGCAACCCCAAACGGGTGGCAGTCGTAGCGGGCACCTCGAACGGCAAAGTGATGCTCGTTGCAAAGGTGGGCGAGGAAGCCAGGAGTCGGGGCGCCCACGCTGGCAACCTCGTGCGCGACCTCGCCAAAATCGTCGGAGGCGGAGGGGGAGGGAGGCCCGACTTTGCGACCGCAGGGGGCAAAGACCCTTCGCGCGTCAACGAGGCTCTCTCGATAGCAGCAGCGGCCCTCCGCAAGCAGGTTCAATAACCGGCCGCGCCTGCGTCCTCGAGGCGAGGGTCGATCCCAGCAAGCCGGGCGCCCGTCGAGGGATCGATCTGAATGCAATGGCACGACCCCATCGACCCAGGACGCGCGGCGAACTTGTGTCCCATGCTTTCGAGCAGAGCCTTCGTGTCGGGGGATATCCCCCTGGGCTCCCAACGAACCTCATCCGGCAACCACTGATGGTGGACTCGCGGGGCGGACACCGCGTCCTGGATCGACATGCCGTGATCGACCACGTTGACGATCGTTTGCAGGACCGTGTTGATGATCGTCGGGCCACCGGGAGACCCCGCAACGAACGCCAACGTACCGTCTTTCAACACGATCGTCGGGGTCATCGACGAGAGGGGCCGTTTTCCGGCGGCTATGGCGTTGGCTTCACCCTGAATCAGCCCGTAGAGGTTGGGGATTCCTGGCTTGGCCGCAAAGTCGTCCATTTCGTTGTTCAAAAGGAAACCCGCCCCTTGAACCATCGCCTTGCAACCGTAGCTATCGTTGATCGTAGTCGTGAGCGAGACAGCCATCCCCTGCTCGTCAACGACCGAAAAGTGGGTCGTGTGCTCGCTTTCTCGGATCGGAGGCATCCACGGGCGGAGGTCGGCCGCAGGGGTAGCTCGGTTGCGTGCGATGCTGCGGTGGAGCTTCTCGGCGTACTCCTTCGCCGTGAGTCCCCCGACCGGCACCTTGTGGAAGTCAGGGTCTCCAAGATGCTCCGCTCGGTCAGCAAAGGCCCGCTTCATCGCCTCGATAAGATAGTGCGTGTGCTGAGCCGACCCGTAGCCCGCTTGCTTGAGGTCGTAATGTTCGAGGATGTTGAGCATCTCGAGGAGGGCGATCCCTCCAGAACTCGGCGGCGGCATGCTGAGGACCTCGTAGCCTCGGTAGGTTCCCACAACGGGCTCTCGCCAAACAGGGAGGTACGCCTTGAGGTCTGCGAGAGTGATGAGTCCTCCGTTGGCGGCCATGTCTTCGGCGATCAACAGCGCGGTCTTGCCCGTATAGAACTCGCTCGCCCCCTGGTCGCGTATGCGTGTCAGAGTGCGCCCAAGGTCATCTTGAACGAACTTCTCGCCCCATTCGTAAGGTCTCCCATTCCGGTTGAAGACCCGATACGATTCGGGAAACGCCTCGAAGGTCGACATCTGGCCCCTCAGGCTTCTCGCTAGGCCCGAAGGCAATTCGAACCCCTCCGAGGCGAGCTTGCGCGCAGGTTCGACCACGTCCCGCCATCGCAGCTTGCCAAACCTGCGGTGCGCCTCCCCCAAACCCGCGACCGATCCCGGAACTCCCGCGGCAAGCCACCCTACCGTAGAGCGTCGAGGAACGGGCTTGCCGTCGGGACCCAAGTACATGTCCCGAGTCGCGCCGCCCGGCGCCCTTTCGCGAAAGTCGAGCGCGTAACGAGAACCGTCGGGCATCCGGATCACCAGGAACCCACCGCCTCCCAGATTCCCAGCAGCGGGCAAAGTGACGGCGAGAGCGAACGCCGTGGCGACGGCCGCATCGATCGCGTTTCCTCCTTTTCGCAAGACCTCCGCCCCGACCTTTGATGCGATTTCGCTGTCGGACACCACCAAGCCTGAACGAACTCGATAGTTCAGCGGTCCTTGCGCGAGCGAAGAGCCTGCAAGTGCGAGCCAGCAAACGGAAGCAGCGAGCGCCTTTCCCCGAATCATGCCTTC
The genomic region above belongs to Candidatus Nitrosymbiomonas proteolyticus and contains:
- a CDS encoding gamma-glutamyltransferase produces the protein MAYSEGMIRGKALAASVCWLALAGSSLAQGPLNYRVRSGLVVSDSEIASKVGAEVLRKGGNAIDAAVATAFALAVTLPAAGNLGGGGFLVIRMPDGSRYALDFRERAPGGATRDMYLGPDGKPVPRRSTVGWLAAGVPGSVAGLGEAHRRFGKLRWRDVVEPARKLASEGFELPSGLARSLRGQMSTFEAFPESYRVFNRNGRPYEWGEKFVQDDLGRTLTRIRDQGASEFYTGKTALLIAEDMAANGGLITLADLKAYLPVWREPVVGTYRGYEVLSMPPPSSGGIALLEMLNILEHYDLKQAGYGSAQHTHYLIEAMKRAFADRAEHLGDPDFHKVPVGGLTAKEYAEKLHRSIARNRATPAADLRPWMPPIRESEHTTHFSVVDEQGMAVSLTTTINDSYGCKAMVQGAGFLLNNEMDDFAAKPGIPNLYGLIQGEANAIAAGKRPLSSMTPTIVLKDGTLAFVAGSPGGPTIINTVLQTIVNVVDHGMSIQDAVSAPRVHHQWLPDEVRWEPRGISPDTKALLESMGHKFAARPGSMGSCHCIQIDPSTGARLAGIDPRLEDAGAAGY